A stretch of the Vigna radiata var. radiata cultivar VC1973A chromosome 9, Vradiata_ver6, whole genome shotgun sequence genome encodes the following:
- the LOC111242517 gene encoding seed linoleate 9S-lipoxygenase-like, which produces MSSIVEKKKLVKGRVVLIRKSVVQTLSTPKGILATGIKIINDSPQLDITKSVSFKLISSSKSENESNSAGKVGKDAYLENNVSVLRTLKETREEYDIYFEWDDEDMGTPGAFYVTNKMNEEFFLVSVTIEYPSEHDKNNIIHXDCNSWVHNDKRSETGRIFFANISYLPGETPVQLQAYRQKELENLRGNGTGKREKGDRIYDYDVYNDLGFLESDRQEHHPVLGGLKYPYPRRVRTGRPLIERNGEKYEVPDEVYYVPRDEDFSQQKTLEFLELSRKALGGKVKPLLLSLYLKTTSNEFNSFEEMLKMYEGGNPSVIDFPTPDVIKESKSAWMTDEEFAREMIAGVNPHVIRLLKKEDLAFPGNTSRSTVTKETLEINMNGVKVDEAFANNKLFILDYYDAFMPYLEKINELPSAKAYATRTFLFLKDDTLKPLAIELSKPHPNDETKVVLPADNGVDGIIWLLAKAHVVVNDTNYHQLISHWLHTHAVIEPFVISTHRNLSVLHPIYKLLHPHFRDTLNINSLARKTLISAGSIIEQTFLPGPYSMVMSSAIYKNWVFADQALPKDLIKRGLAVEDTTAPHGLKLAIEDYPYAVDGLEIWNATEKWVQEYVSLYYSEEGAVQRDTELQAWWKEAVEKGHGDLKADLWPKMHTSNDLVEICTTIIWIASALHAAVNFGQYPYGGYIVNRPTQSRRWIPEEKTPEYDEMSKNPQEAYLKTITPKYQAVVDLSILELLSTHASDEVYLGQRNSLNWTSNEKAKDLFKRFADDLEKIEKKISERNKTEGLKNRTGPVKMPYTLLLPTSKPGMTFRGIPNSVSI; this is translated from the exons AAAGTAATTCAGCTGGGAAAGTTGGAAAGGATGCCTATTTGGAGAATAATGTTTCTGTGTTACGAACTTTGAAAGAGACACGGGAGGAATAcgatatttattttgaatgggATGATGAAGATATGGGAACTCCAGGTGCATTTTATGTAACAAACAAAATGAATGAAGAGTTCTTCCTAGTTAGTGTCACTATTGAATATCCAAGTGAACACGACAAGAACAATATTATTCACTTNGACTGTAATTCCTGGGTTCACAACGATAAGCGTAGCGAAACAGGTCGCATATTCTTCGCCAACATT TCATATCTTCCTGGTGAGACACCGGTGCAATTACAAGCGTACAGACAAAAGGAGTTGGAGAATTTAAGGGGAAATGGAACTGGAAAGCGTGAGAAAGGGGATAGGATTTATGATTATGATGTCTATAATGATCTGGGCTTTCTTGAAAGCGATAGACAAGAACATCACCCAGTTCTTGGAGGTCTCAAATATCCCTACCCTCGTAGGGTTAGGACGGGGAGACCCCTCATCGAAAGAAATG GTGAAAAATACGAGGTACCAGACGAGGTTTATTATGTGCCAAGAGATGAAGATTTCAGTCAGCAGAAGACTTTAGAATTCCTTGAATTATCAAGGAAAGCTTTAGGTGGAAAAGTGAAACCTTTGCTCCTATCTTTGTATTTAAAGACAACATCAAATGAATTTAACAGCTTCGAAGAAATGCTGAAAATGTATGAAGGTGGAAATCCAAGTGTCATTGACTTCCCAACTCCTGATGTAATCAAAG AGAGCAAGTCTGCATGGAtgactgatgaagaatttgcAAGAGAGATGATTGCTGGTGTAAACCCTCATGTAATTCGGCTTCTTAAA AAGGAGGACCTCGCATTTCCAGGGAACACATCACGAAGTACAGTAACAAAAGAAACTTTGGAGATTAACATGAATGGAGTCAAAGTAGATGAG GCATTTGCTAATAATAAATTGTTCATATTGGATTACTATGACGCATTCATGCCGTATTTGGAGAAGATAAATGAACTTCCTTCTGCAAAGGCTTATGCCACCAGGACATTCTTGTTCTTAAAAGATGATACATTGAAACCACTTGCTATTGAATTAAGCAAGCCACATCCGAATGACGAGACCAAAGTGGTGCTGCCTGCAGACAATGGTGTGGACGGTATAATTTGGTTATTGGCCAAAGCTCATGTTGTTGTAAATGACACCAACTATCATCAGCTCATAAGCCACTG GTTACATACTCACGCAGTGATTGAGCCATTTGTCATATCAACACACAGGAATCTCAGTGTACTTCACCCCATTTACAAACTCCTTCATCCTCACTTCCGTGACaccttaaatataaattcactTGCCAGGAAGACCCTAATTAGTGCAGGTAGCATCATAGAGCAAACTTTTTTGCCTGGACCATATTCTATGGTGATGTCTTCTGCTATATACAAGAATTGGGTTTTCGCTGACCAAGCATTACCAAAGGATCTCATCAAAAG AGGATTGGCGGTTGAGGATACAACTGCCCCTCATGGCCTTAAACTTGCGATAGAGGACTATCCTTATGCTGTTGATGGACTAGAAATATGGAATGCTACTGAGAAGTGGGTACAAGAGTATGTGTCTCTGTACTATTCAGAGGAGGGAGCAGTTCAAAGAGATACTGAATTGCAAGCATGGTGGAAGGAAGCTGTGGAGAAGGGTCATGGTGACTTAAAAGCAGATCTATGGCCAAAAATGCATACTTCTAATGATCTGGTGGAGATTTGCACTACCATTATATGGATTGCTTCAGCTCTTCATGCCGCTGTTAATTTTGGACAGTATCCTTATGGAGGTTATATCGTGAACCGTCCTACACAAAGCCGAAGATGGATCCCAGAAGAAAAAACTCCAGAATATGATGAGATGAGCAAGAATCCTCAAGAAGCTTATTTGAAAACAATTACTCCAAAGTACCAGGCCGTTGTTGATCTTTCAATATTGGAGCTACTATCAACCCATGCTTCAGACGAGGTGTATCTTGGACAAAGGAACAGTCTGAATTGGACTTCTAATGAAAAAGCAAAAGATTTGTTTAAAAGATTTGCAGATGACTtagaaaaaattgagaaaaaaatctCAGAAAGGAACAAGACTGAAGGACTTAAAAATCGTACTGGACCAGTCAAAATGCCCTACACTCTGCTTCTTCCTACCAGTAAACCAGGGATGACTTTTAGAGGAATCCCTAACAGTGTCTCTATCTAA